The DNA segment GTTCCGGTGTTTTTTTTAATTGGTGGGTCAAATGGTTTAAAGAACCTTTGGTCAACAAGTTTTGAACTTTGGCTCCCGCTTTTTTCATCCATTCGATGGAAAGTCCTCCGTCAACAAAGGTCAATACTTCAACACGATTTTCATATCCTTTTTCCTTGGCCCAAACCATGATGCCTTTGACGCCTTCGAATTCGCCTTCGCTTACACGAGCTGAGGCAATTTCGATACGGTCAATGTTTAATTCTTCTAGCAATAATTGCGCAATGGTTAATTTTTCTGCAGCAGAAAAAGATACTCCTGAGGTTTGTTCACCATCACGGAGCGTCGTGTCCATTATTTCAATTTTTCTTTTTTTCATTTTAATTTGATGCTAGTGTAATTTCACTAATTTGAAATCAGAATACTGTATTTGTATAAAACACTAAAAGCAGTTACTTCGGCAAAACCCAAAAGGGAATGCTTCCGTAACTGCATTTTTTTAGATTTTTATTAGAAAGGAAGCTTGTCAGCAAATGCTACAATATCTCCTTTAATATTTTGCAAATAATCAATATCATCAAAACCATTGATCATATTATTCTTTTTGTATCCGTTGATATCGAAAGATTCTTTTTGACCGGTAGCCAATAAAGTAATGGTTTGTTCCGGCAAATTGATTTCCAATTGTGTGTTTGGATCAGCTTCGATTGCTTTGAAAATAGTTTCTGAAAATTCAGGACTAATTTGTACTGGCAAAACACCAATATTCAAACAGTTTCCTTTGAAGATGTCTGCAAAGAAAGAAGAAACTATAGCTCTAAAGCCGTAATCGTAAACTGCCCAAGCAGCGTGCTCTCTCGAAGAACCTGAACCGAAGTTTTTTCCTCCAACAAGAATTTTCCCGCTGTAAGTTTTGTCGTTTAAAACGAAATCAGCTTTGGGAGTGTCGTCTCCATTGTATCTCCAGTCTCTGAAAAGATTGTCTCCAAAGCCTTCACGTTTCGTGGCTTTCAAGAAACGAGCTGGGATGATTTGATCGGTATCTACGTTTTCTATTGGTAGCGGCACTGCGCTACTCGTAAGGATATTAAATTTATCGTATGCCATTTTTTATTTTATTTATACTGTAATAGTAAGGTTGTGCCTTTTTTACGGTAGTTTTAAATTGTGTTTTTTTGAAACAGTTTTCTAGAATAAATCTCTAGGGTCAGTTAATTTCCCGGTAACCGCTGCTGCTGCTGCCATAATTGGAGAAGCTAACAAAGTTCTTGAACCTGGACCTTGACGACCTTCGAAGTTTCTGTTGGATGTACTTACTGCATATTTTCCAGCTGGAACTTTATCATCGTTCATTGCCAAACAAGCAGAACAACCTGGCTGACGCAATACGAAACCAGCTTCAGTAAGAATATCTAACAATCCTTCTTCTTTGATTTGTGCTTCAACAACGTGTGAACCCGGGACTAACCAAGCGGTTACGTTGTCTGCTTTTTTGCGACCTTTCACGATTTCTGTAAAAGCTCTAAAATCTTCGATACGACCATTGGTACAACTTCCCAAGAAAACATAATCAATTGGTTTTCCAATCATCACATCATCTTCGTTGAAGCCCATATAAGCCAAAGATTTTTTATAAGTTTCCTCGCCACCTTCTACTTGGTCAGCACTTGGAATATGTTTAGAGATACCAATTCCCATTCCAGGGTTAGTACCATAAGTAATCATTGGTTCGATATCAGCAGCATCGATGTTTAATTCTGCATCGAAAACCGCGTCAGTATCGGTTTTTAAAGTTTTCCAATATTCAACAGCTTTTGTCCAAGCTTCTCCTTTTGGAGCATATAATCTTCCTTCCAAGAAGTCGAAAGTTTTTTGATCCGGAGCAATCATACCACCACGAGCACCCATTTCGATAGAAAGGTTACACACAGTCATACGACCTTCCATAGACATATCTTCAAAAACATTTCCAGCGTACTCGGCAAAATATCCTGTGCCTCCAGAAGTAGTCAATTTTGAAATGATGTACAAAGCCACATCTTTTGGCCCAACACCTTTGCTCAAAGTTCCGTTTACGTTGATACGCATTTTCTTTGGTTTTGGCTGCATAATACATTGAGTAGCCATAACCATTTCCACTTCAGAAGTTCCAATACCAAAAGCAATCGCTCCAAAAGCACCGTGAGTAGAAGTGTGGGAATCTCCACAAACGATAGTCGCACCCGGCAAAGTAATTCCGTTTTCAGGACCTACTACGTGTACAATTCCATTTTTTTGGTGACCTAATCCCCAGTGGGAAATGCCATATTCTGCAGCATTATCTTCCAATGCTTTTAATTGATTGGCGGACAAAGCGTCAGCAACAGGTAAATGTTGGTTTATAGTTGGAGTGTTGTGATCGGCAGTTGCAAAAGTACGCTCAGGATATAAAACCTTGATACCTCTTCCTTTTAAACCTAGAAAAGCAACAGGACTTGTAACTTCATGAATGAAATGACGGTCAATAAAAAACACGTCTGGTCCATCTTCAATTTTACGTATTACGTGCGCATCCCATACTTTGTCAAATAATGTCTTACTCATTTTTAATATTTTTTAGTGTATTTCTCTTTTTTACAATTTTGGCATTAGCCCATAATTATAACAATGGCAGCAAATTTATAAAAAGAATTAAAAGTGTCAATTATAGTATTTACTTATATACGATACCCAAAGTCATTTTTACAACGGCGAACTACTTCTGATATTTATTGATGGCTCGGATGTCGTCTTTTATTTTGACTTTAATTCTCTTTTTGATGTTGTTTCTAATGCGATAGTGTTGTTTTTAAATTTTTGCAAATTTATCGCTATTTTGGTGTAAATAAGCAAGTTTGTGGTTGTAAAATGTAACAAAACGTATGAAAATAGTAATAATTTGCAAAGTTTAAGACTTGTGTTTATTATCGAATAAAACACGGATCCTGCTTTTGAAGTCTTCAAACCAGAATTGTTTTGGCTATCGCAAACGATATTTTTTTGATAAAATACTACGACATCCAAAAAATAGATTTTTGGAATTTTTTGTGAATTATGGAATGAATATTTGCTAAAAACAATAATCAGCGTTCCGAGTTTAAAGTCACTTTTTTGTTGATAACTTAGATGCTTTTTTCGGCTAAAAAATTCTAAATTTGGAAACTGCTAAATACAATTTTAGGCAATTGCAAAGCATTAAAATCCAACTATGTACTTAATATTCGATACCGAAACCACAGGTTTACCCAAGCGTTGGGGCGCTCCCATTTCCGATACGGACAACTGGCCAAGATGTATTCAAATCGCTTGGCAGCTCCACGATGATATGGGAAAAGTCATCGAACATCAGGACTATTTGGTCAAGCCGGAAGGATTCAATATTCCGTATGATGCCGAGAGAATTCACGGTATTTCAACAGAACTTGCCGAAGCCGAAGGAATTCCTTTGGCCGAAGTTTTGGAGAAATTCAACATAGCTTTAGGCAAAGCCAAGTTTATTGTGGGTCAAAATCTAGGTTTTGACGTCAATATTATGGGTTGTGAATTTTACAGAATGGGTGTCGAAAGTGCGATGAGTTCGATGCCGATTCTCGATACCTGTACCGAAATTACCGCCTCATTATTGAAATTGCCGGGAGGTCGTGGTGGGAAATTTAAACTGCCTACGTTAACCGAATTACACCAATATCTTTTCAACCAACCTTTTGCGGAAGCGCACAATGCCACCGCCGATGTTGAGGCAACCACGCGTTGTTTTTTCGAATTGATTCGTACCGAAGTTTTCACCAAACAGGAACTGGAAGTTGAGCAGGAATATTTCGAGGATTTCCAATTAAAAAATCCAAGAGAAATTCAGCTTATTGGATTAAAACACATTAATTTAAAGGAAGCTTCGGATAAAATTCGTCAGCAACTTGGTGGGCAACAGGCAACTTCAATATCCAAACAAGAGCTTTCTGATAACAAACAACTATTAGTTGATACCAAGTTTGCGCATTTGCACAATCATACCCAGTTTTCGGTTTTACAATCGACCATTGCCATTGGAGGCTTGGTTTCGGCAACAGCCAAGAATAAATTTCCCGCCGTAGCAATGACCGATACGGGAAACATGATGGGTGCCTTCCATTTTGTGAGTGCGGTGATGAACCACAACAAAGCGGCTTCAACCAAAAACAAAGCGTTGGTCGAAAGCGGCGAAGAAGCCACCGAAACCGAAATCAAACCCATTGTGGGTTGCGAATTCAATATTTGCGACAATCATTTGGACAAAACCAAAAAAGACAATGGTTATCAAGTGGTTTTGTTGGCCAAAAACAAAAAAGGCTATCATAATTTGGCCAAAATGGCTTCCATCGCTTACACGGATGGTTTTTATTATGTGCCTAGAATTGACCGAATCATCGTCGAAAAATACAAGGAAGACATTATGGTTTTGTCGGGAAATTTATACGGAGAAATTCCGGGTAAAATCCTGAATGTTGGTGAAAATCAAGCAGAGGAAGCCTTGATTTGGTGGAAAGCACAATTTGGAGCGGATTTTTATCTTGAAATTATGCGCCACAATCAGGAGGATGAAAATCGGGTAAATCAAACCTTGATTGAATTTTCCAAAAAGCACGATGTCAAGTTAATTGCCACCAATAACACCTATTATTTAAACAAGCAAGATGCCAACGCACACGATATTTTGTTGTGTGTAAAAGACGGTGAAAAGCAAGCCACACCTATTGGTCGTGGTCGTGGCTACCGTTATGGTTTGCCCAATCAGGAATATTATTACAAGTCGGAAGAGGAGATGAAAAAACTCTTCGCCGATTTGCCCGAAGCCATTACCAACATTCAAGAAATAGTAGATAAAATCGAAATATACTCACTTTACCGTGATGTGTTGTTGCCTAAATATGATATTCCCGCCGAGTTTGTAGTTCCCGAAGATGAAACCGATGGTGGCGTTCGAGGTGAAAATAAATATTTGCGTCAGCTGACAATGGACGGGGCAAAAAGACGCTATGGCGAGATTACACCCGACATTCAGGAACGTTTGGATTTTGAATTACTGACTATTTCAAATTCGGGTTATCCTGGTTATTTCTTGATTGTTCAGGATTTCATCGCCGAAGCCCGGAAAATGGATGTTTCCGTTGGTCCCGGTCGTGGTTCGGCGGCGGGTTCAGCTGTGGCGTATTGTTTAGGAATCACGAATATTGACCCGATTAAGTATGATTTGCTTTTTGAGCGTTTCCTGAATCCGGATCGTGTGTCGATGCCCGATATTGATATTGATTTTGATGATGAAGGCCGAAGTCGCGTAATGGATTATGTAATCCAAAAATACGGCAAAAAGCAAGTAGCACAAATCATCACTTATGGTAAAATGGCAACCAAATCAGCCATTCGCGATACGGCTCGTGTACTCGATTTGCCGCTTTTTGAAGCCGATAGAATTGCCAAATTAATTCCGGGAATGATGCCGTCCAAATGGAATTTGGCTCGTTTTATTTCCGAAAAAGAAGACGATGTCAAGAAAGCGTTGCGTTCGGATGAATTCGAAAGCGTGAAAGAATTGATTGCCATCGCCAACGGAGGTGACTTGGCTGGAGAAACCATCCAACAAGCCAAAATACTCGAAGGTTCAATGCGAAACACGGGTATTCACGCCTGTGGAGTAATCATCACGCCCTCGGATATTACGAATTTTGTTCCCGTAACTACCGCCAAGGATTCGGATTTATATGTCACCCAATTTGACAACTCCGTTGCCGAAAGTGCCGGATTGTTGAAGATGGACTTCTTGGGTTTGAAGACCCTGACTTTGATAAAAGATACCGTAAAACTGGTTAAATATCGTACTGGAATCGAACTCGATCCCGATACTTTCCCGATTGACGATGTCAAAACGTATGAACTTTTCCAAAGAGGAGAAACCGTTGGAATCTTCCAATACGAGTCCCCCGGAATGCAAAAGTACATGAAGGATTTGAAGCCCACGGTTTTTGGGGATTTGATTGCGATGAATGCCTTGTATCGACCAGGTCCGTTGGAATATATTCCGTCTTTCGTTCGAAGGAAAAACGGGGAAGAACCTATCGTGTATGACTTGGATGCTTGCGAAGAGTATTTGGCAGAAACCTACGGTATTACGGTGTATCAAGAGCAGGTAATGCTTTTGTCCCAATCGTTGGCTGGTTTTACCAAAGGTGAAGCAGACGTTTTGCGTAAGGCGATGGGTAAAAAACTGATAGATGTCTTGGCAAAGATGAAACCCAAGTTTGTGGAACAAGCTTCGGCAAAAGGACATGACGCCACAGTTTTGGAGAAAATATGGAAAGACTGGGAAGCTTTTGCGAGTTACGCTTTTAATAAATCGCACTCTACTTGCTATGCCTGGATTGCTTATCAAACGGCTTATCTCAAAGCGCATTATCCTGCCGAATATATGGCGGCGGTACTTTCGAATAATATGAGTGACATCAAGCAGGTTTCCTTTTTTATGGAAGAATGTAAACGCATGGGATTGCAGGTTTTGGGTCCCGACGTGAATGAGTCTTTCTATAAATTTACCGTAAATGATGAATATGCCGTTCGTTTCGGAATGGGAGCCATAAAAGGCGTTGGTTCTGGAGCCGTGGCGACTATTGTCGAAAACAGAAAAGACGGAAAATATAAATCGATTTTTGATTTGGCGAAACGTATCGATTTGCGTGCAGCCAACAAAAAAGCATTCGAAAACTTGGCCTTGGCGGGAGGTTTTGATTCCTTTACTGGAACAATACGAGCCCAATATTTTCACGATGATGGCGACGGAATTACGTTCTACGAAAAAGCCATTCGTTATGGAGCCAAGTTTCAGGAAAACGAAAACTCATCACAAGTGAGTTTGTTTGGCGAAAGCAGTGATGTCCAAATTGCCGAACCTGTTGTGCCGCCTTGCGAGGATTGGAGCACGATGGAAAAACTCGCCAAGGAAAAAGAAGTAGTCGGGATTTATATTTCAGGACATCCATTGGATGATTTCAAGTTTGAGATGAAATATTTCTGTAATTCTAAATTGGAAAGCTTGAAAAATTTGGAGCTTAATGTTGGAAAAACGCTTGCTTTTGGGGGTATTGTTTCCAACGTTCAAAGGAGAATTGCCAAGAACGGCAAGGAATGGGCGATTTTTAACTTGGAAGGCTATGATGAAAGTTTTGAGTTTAAAATTTTCAATGAAGACTATTTGAATTTTCATCGCTACTTGCTTCCCAATAATTTTGTTTATTTCAAAATTCTAATCAAAGAAGGTTGGGTCAATAAAGATACAGGCAAAAAATCGGATCCAAGAATTCAGTTTACTGATGCAAAACAATTGCAAGACATATTGGGTATTTTTGCCAAAAAACTA comes from the Flavobacterium limnophilum genome and includes:
- the leuD gene encoding 3-isopropylmalate dehydratase small subunit, whose protein sequence is MAYDKFNILTSSAVPLPIENVDTDQIIPARFLKATKREGFGDNLFRDWRYNGDDTPKADFVLNDKTYSGKILVGGKNFGSGSSREHAAWAVYDYGFRAIVSSFFADIFKGNCLNIGVLPVQISPEFSETIFKAIEADPNTQLEINLPEQTITLLATGQKESFDINGYKKNNMINGFDDIDYLQNIKGDIVAFADKLPF
- the leuC gene encoding 3-isopropylmalate dehydratase large subunit; translated protein: MSKTLFDKVWDAHVIRKIEDGPDVFFIDRHFIHEVTSPVAFLGLKGRGIKVLYPERTFATADHNTPTINQHLPVADALSANQLKALEDNAAEYGISHWGLGHQKNGIVHVVGPENGITLPGATIVCGDSHTSTHGAFGAIAFGIGTSEVEMVMATQCIMQPKPKKMRINVNGTLSKGVGPKDVALYIISKLTTSGGTGYFAEYAGNVFEDMSMEGRMTVCNLSIEMGARGGMIAPDQKTFDFLEGRLYAPKGEAWTKAVEYWKTLKTDTDAVFDAELNIDAADIEPMITYGTNPGMGIGISKHIPSADQVEGGEETYKKSLAYMGFNEDDVMIGKPIDYVFLGSCTNGRIEDFRAFTEIVKGRKKADNVTAWLVPGSHVVEAQIKEEGLLDILTEAGFVLRQPGCSACLAMNDDKVPAGKYAVSTSNRNFEGRQGPGSRTLLASPIMAAAAAVTGKLTDPRDLF
- the dnaE gene encoding DNA polymerase III subunit alpha, coding for MYLIFDTETTGLPKRWGAPISDTDNWPRCIQIAWQLHDDMGKVIEHQDYLVKPEGFNIPYDAERIHGISTELAEAEGIPLAEVLEKFNIALGKAKFIVGQNLGFDVNIMGCEFYRMGVESAMSSMPILDTCTEITASLLKLPGGRGGKFKLPTLTELHQYLFNQPFAEAHNATADVEATTRCFFELIRTEVFTKQELEVEQEYFEDFQLKNPREIQLIGLKHINLKEASDKIRQQLGGQQATSISKQELSDNKQLLVDTKFAHLHNHTQFSVLQSTIAIGGLVSATAKNKFPAVAMTDTGNMMGAFHFVSAVMNHNKAASTKNKALVESGEEATETEIKPIVGCEFNICDNHLDKTKKDNGYQVVLLAKNKKGYHNLAKMASIAYTDGFYYVPRIDRIIVEKYKEDIMVLSGNLYGEIPGKILNVGENQAEEALIWWKAQFGADFYLEIMRHNQEDENRVNQTLIEFSKKHDVKLIATNNTYYLNKQDANAHDILLCVKDGEKQATPIGRGRGYRYGLPNQEYYYKSEEEMKKLFADLPEAITNIQEIVDKIEIYSLYRDVLLPKYDIPAEFVVPEDETDGGVRGENKYLRQLTMDGAKRRYGEITPDIQERLDFELLTISNSGYPGYFLIVQDFIAEARKMDVSVGPGRGSAAGSAVAYCLGITNIDPIKYDLLFERFLNPDRVSMPDIDIDFDDEGRSRVMDYVIQKYGKKQVAQIITYGKMATKSAIRDTARVLDLPLFEADRIAKLIPGMMPSKWNLARFISEKEDDVKKALRSDEFESVKELIAIANGGDLAGETIQQAKILEGSMRNTGIHACGVIITPSDITNFVPVTTAKDSDLYVTQFDNSVAESAGLLKMDFLGLKTLTLIKDTVKLVKYRTGIELDPDTFPIDDVKTYELFQRGETVGIFQYESPGMQKYMKDLKPTVFGDLIAMNALYRPGPLEYIPSFVRRKNGEEPIVYDLDACEEYLAETYGITVYQEQVMLLSQSLAGFTKGEADVLRKAMGKKLIDVLAKMKPKFVEQASAKGHDATVLEKIWKDWEAFASYAFNKSHSTCYAWIAYQTAYLKAHYPAEYMAAVLSNNMSDIKQVSFFMEECKRMGLQVLGPDVNESFYKFTVNDEYAVRFGMGAIKGVGSGAVATIVENRKDGKYKSIFDLAKRIDLRAANKKAFENLALAGGFDSFTGTIRAQYFHDDGDGITFYEKAIRYGAKFQENENSSQVSLFGESSDVQIAEPVVPPCEDWSTMEKLAKEKEVVGIYISGHPLDDFKFEMKYFCNSKLESLKNLELNVGKTLAFGGIVSNVQRRIAKNGKEWAIFNLEGYDESFEFKIFNEDYLNFHRYLLPNNFVYFKILIKEGWVNKDTGKKSDPRIQFTDAKQLQDILGIFAKKLIIHLNIKDLQTDLIHKLHSVFQENKGDNQVTFEVMELETVKKQVELAPVEIDVDEIVMDEDGDILENGNAATIVTNEVDEIKVITKLSMPSRKLKIKISNELLVELEKMQLNFKLN